AACTTACAAAAAACagctcaattttttttcggtggaatttttaggtgttaaaatatatcagaaagTTTTCAAACAGCAAATTTTtgttaaaaaagagggggaaattgTTTTAGAAAAGCAAGGccataaaagcagcagaaaccatgCTGAGGGCGAATTTGTTGTTTaggagaaaactggaagagcGGCACATTTCTTTATCTTGCTCGGGTTcaccctcttttcccttcctccagcCACAAACAGGACTAGATTttcccttgttttcttcttcacatttAGTTTTTTCATTATGTTGACCACAGTTTACAGCAGTTGCTTCAGTTGATCCTGCAGTTTGAGTTTGTGTTACAGGGACACCATTTTTTGAggcttttgtttcattgaattggcactttttatttgcttctccTGTTTCGTTGAAAACAcaccctttttcctttaactcattacatttttctttgtcatcCTTGGCTTTATTGcactctttatttttgtctgttgagtcAGCTGCTTTAGGTTTGTCTTCAGCTGCGACATGTTCCTGTGCTGTTGTTCCGTGTTCTAAGGCTGCAAGAGTTATATTTAGCAACTTTATTTGCGTGGCGAGAGTTTGCAGCTTCTGGCTGGCTGCGTGGCGCCGCGCCTCTTCGCTGATTGCTTCTTGCAGATGTTTAAGCCACTGTACGGCGTTGTCTCCGCTGCTCGTTAGCCCATCTTTGTAGACCACGCACTTACCGCCGTTGCTCGCGGCGTTGCCTGTGCATCCGGCGCTACCGTCGCTGTGCATTGTGCCGAGAACATTGTTTTCGCTGCTTTGCGTTGCCGTTTTGTGTTGCAGTTGGTTGGCTAACGCCGCTACTGCGCCGGTTAGCGTCGCTCGAGTTAATTCCGTTGGGCTGCCTAGCTTGCTGCAAGCCTTTGTAAGCGCGTCTATTTGCGTTTTGGCGTCGCTGTTGACAGCAACTTCTGTCGCTAGGTTTCCGTCGCAGTCGCCGCAGCATGCCTTGCCTTGCGATGCGTCTGAGTTTGGCCCGCGGGCACAGAGACAAATTAGGTCGTGAACCAGGCTCTTCCCGGGAATGCTTTTCCCTTTGCCTCCCTTTTGCGAGCAAAGCTTTGCTCTGTTGTCCGCCGTGTCGGTTGCTAGCTTGTATGAGGTATCTGTCGGTGCTGCTGTGCCGTACAATGCTTTGTTTAGTAATTCTTCCACTTTGCCCGTGGCTAGTCGGCTTGCTGCCGCTTCCGCGTCCGCCCCTATCTTTTGCGCCGCTTCTGCTAATTTTATGACCTGCTGTTTTAGGTTTGGTATgcctttttttgctgcccAGCTGGCAAACTTAGCTTTTTCGTCGCCCGTTGcttttctctttgctttgctAAATAGGGCGTAGTTCTTTTCCCATCCGGGCCTTGCGTCTCTGAACGGCTGGTCTGCTGTGGCGTAATCCTTGTTGACATCTACTTTGTCCATAAAAGTGCTGTCGGCGACTGTCATATTGATGGCTGCTATTGTTTCCAGCGTCGCTGCAATATCTGCCGGCGCTTGCAGTTGGGCTGGCGGCTGTTTTGCAAGGTTGACTAATGTGCACAGAGCGGTGAACGGTCCTCGGTTCTCGTCGGCAGCAGAGTTTGACAGTGCTGGTTGTGGTATCAGCAACACAATGGTGCCTATGATTGTTTTCAGCATGTTTGTTTAAGGTCGCTTAGTCCTAAGGAAGGGCAATTAAAAATAATCAGAACTCGCAGCCGTTAGCTGCAGTTTTAACGTCTTCTGGTTGCTTCTAACGCCTGAAAAGGCGGTGCATTGAACCGTTTAGGTTTGCTAGGCGCCAGTTCTTACTCCacatttttgaaatatagCTGTTTGTCGTCACTTTGCCTTCCGCATGCGTATTTTCTTGGTCAGCCAACGCTGGTATCAGCTGCATCGTGAcggtgctttttttttctggaatATCCTTCCATTTGCACGACGAGTAATTAGTCTGCAACTCCTTGTTTCTTTGAAGGGGAAACAATACGTTGCATCGTGTTCTTATGCTTTGGGTGTATCAGCTACGTAAGAATGCATTCGGTTAAGGCGAAGTTATTTCAATTTAAATTCCAATTTACATTGATTTGTATTATTTATATCTAGAAAACATTAAAGTCTATGGCCTGTACTGCATGGTATCAGCTGCTAATATCGCGCTGTCGCTTTGAATAGGAATAACAAGGTACTGTTGAGTTTTGTTATGTACTCGGTCCCTCAtttggttcttttttttagtatTCGCATCCATTCTGTAGCACAGCCACTTGAGACTGGGTAATCTGGATCCAGAACATAGATTTGTCGTTCTCATAGTTTCATTAATTAGCTCTATTAGCTAATTATTAGTAACAACTTTGATATATATTACTCACTCCTTGAAAGGTCTAAAGATATGATCAATATAGCAATAAGGTTTTGGAGGCAAGTCACCATTGATTCACTCTACTTCATAAAGCTTCTCTTATGGCTAATATATGCTCTGCTTTAAACAGTTTTGGcatttttcctcatttgttGCGGTCCACCGTAAtccaaaagaaaaccaaTTTTTAACATTCTCCTCCAAACAATATTATGTAGTTTCCCACAAGTGATGGTCAATTTTCCTATATCTTATAAGAAGATTCAACATCACCTGATACTTATTcaattccttcttttccctgctTTCGCTTCAACATCTGCTTTTACCACTTTATATTTGGATATTATTTTCACCGTAAGATTAACAACACAGTCACTACCATATCCACCGAGGAATTTATCCATTTTAGTATGATATACAGTGTAGAACCAGCTGTTAATCCCGAggtattatttgtttttgtgctgcACTGTGTCACATATTCTGTTTCTTGACTCTGcattttatttcccttttctgttaTAATGTAGCCGCCTCTTTGTTTCAAGTAACGATCGCGTCTTGCTTTACACTGGATTCTGTATTTGACTCATTATCCTCATCACCATCTCCTTGTGTATAATCATAACCCATAgaaagttttgtttttatcacaGCACATCTTCCATCGTCACCCCTTTATCTCTGTATTCATAATATTCCTCTCATTCCTGTCCCACTCACCCACTTCCATAGCCCCTTTGCCATTATTTTAAGTGCTTCTGTTCTGTTCGTCCTTTTGGAATTGACCActcctcttattataatattcgtatattcacacactcacaatactctcctatcattattagtattattatttctattattattactgctattattataatatcagtatatacacactcataacactctcctcttattattttgatcattattattattatctgctcttattataatattcgtatatacacactcacaacacacacttctattattattattgttattattattactgcttatattataatattcgtatatactcACACTCATAACacactcctatcattatcattattaatactgttcttattataatattcgtatatgcacacacttacaacactctcctattatcattattattattattgatactgctctcattataatatcagtatatacacactcataacactctcctcttattattttgatcattattattattatctgctcttattataatattcgtatatacacactcacaacacacacttctattattattattgttattattattactgcttatattataatattcgtatatactcacactcacaacactctcccattattattattattactattattattactgctcttattataatattagtatacacacactcacaacaccctcctattattactattattattattataattactgctcttattttaatattcgtatatacacacactcacaacactcttctattattatcattactattattattatgattattactggtgttattataatattcgtatagacacacactcacaacactcttctattatcatcattattatcattattattattatcattatcattattattattattattactgctcttattataatattcgtatatacacacactcacaacactcttctattattatcattactattattattatgattattactggtgttattataatattcgtatagacacacactcacaacactctcttattattagtatcattattattacttctcttattataatattcgtatatgcacacacttacaacactctcctattatcattattattattattattactgctcttattaaaatatttgtatataaacacttacaacactctctcctattattattcttatcattattattattattatagctgctcttattataatattcgtatacacacactcacaacactctcctattattttcattattattatttttattactattttcattgttattattactgctcttattataatattcgtatatacacactcacaacacactcctatcattattattattactactattattactgctcttattataatattcgtatatacacactcacaacacactcctatcattatcattattattattattattactgctcttattataatattcgtatatacacacactcacaacactctcctattaatatcattattatttttattaatattattactgctgctCTTATTAGTATATTCGTATagacacacactcacaacactctcttattattagtatcattattattacttctcttattataatattcgtatatgcacacacttacaacactctcctatNNNNNNNNNNNNNNNNNNNNNNNNNNNNNNNNNNNNNNNNNNNNNNNNNNNNNNNNNNNNNNNNNNNNNNNNNNNNNNNNNNNNNNNNNNNNNNNNNNNNctcctattattattattatcattattattattattattactattactactcttattataatattctatatgcacacactcacaacactctcctatcattattattatcattattattattattattactattactactcttattataatattcgtatatacacacactcacaacactctcctattattattattatcattattattactattactactcttattataatattcgtatatacacacactcacaacattttcctattattattattgttataattatttctaatcttattataatattcgtatatgcacacactcacaacactctcctatcactattatcattattattattattattactgctctcattataatatttgtatatacacacactcacaacactcttctattattattattatcatcatcgttattattattatttttattactgctcttattataatatttgtatacacacactcacaacactctcctatcattattattattatcatcattactattattattattattattattattattattattattattattattattattattattattattattatcattgttattattattattgctcttattataatattcgtatatacacacacttacaacactctcctattattatcatcattattttcattattattattattaatactgctctcattataatattcgcatatacgcacactcacaacactctcctattatcattatcattattattattattattatcattattattattatcatcattattattattactcttattataatattcgtatatacacacatcacaacactctcctattattattatcatcattattattatcattactgctcttattataatattcgtatatactcacacttacaacactctccaataaatattattattattactgctcttattataatattcgtatatacacacactcaccatactcttctatcattattgttattattattattattactgctcttattttaatattcgtatatacacacacgcacaacactcttctattattatcattattattattactgctaatattataatagttTTTAACTGACACCCCTAATGTAatgaaattttttaaattataaTCTCTCTTATATTTCATTTTCTACCATcgtactttttttaaaaaaaatattctaCTACCATACTAAatgttttaccttttttcaaaaaaatccTTTATGTACATCAAATTTCGACAatcttccttattttctgaaaaacagcaacatcccataaatttcataaaattgagagaaaaaaatacttgAAATTTTGAGAACACTTGACTGCTGCTACATCCATTAAATTCAGCATCTTCATCGGCTTCTCGTTGTTTCTGAATGGGTTCGGGTGCGGAAAGTGCCAGATTTTGTTATTCTAGCGCTTTGGCTTATGCTAGTTTCTTAAAGTCCTACCGACGGCACCGGAGGGTATATCGTTACAGTTGCTTGGCTCCGCTACTTTTCCGTTTAGAGTCCTGGTTTCGCTTGTGCcgcttttccttcattaaCAAACATTGAGCCGTGCCCGTGCGCCGTGCTTTAGTGTTGAGTGTGGGGGCCCCCCCTTCCAATCTGCTGCATGATCGCGGGTTTCTGTTCGGCGGTTTTCCTGGCTTACACTGTGGCGGTTTCGCCGCTTCTATCCTTGGTCCTAACACCCTCTTTGTCGAGTTTCATCCTCCAAGTGCCGCTACCTATGCTTACGTTTGACGCCGCTAGTTGTGCCGCACCTGTCATCGCTCCCACTGGATTGGTTCGTCATATCGGTAGCGTATTACGTGATACAAACCTTACGCTTCAGGACAGTAATATAATATCCAAGTGGAAACGAAGAAATTTTGAAAGATATACCAGAGAGAAGataataaatacatatgtaGCAAACTCTATACAAAGTGCTGGAAGTCAATAGGAAACCGACAGACAAAGAGGTGTGAaccgcaaacaaaaaaacggagCCAGTCACTCAAACACAGATATCCGATCTCGTTATACATTACCAGAATGTCTTGGTCGTAACCTTTTCCTCCAACAGTTGAATCACTAAGACtgacaaaagagaagagatacAACAATAACCCAGTTGACAGCAGCAGTGACACTAGAGAAGGAACAATGCTGAGTTTACCTCGATAATAaagataacaataataacaggtGTGCAAAGGGACGCCAACCGTTGGTGTACGTCTCTTTTCTACTATCGCGGCGGTAGAAACAgaatttttccattttttgggCGACCCCTTCCGTTTACTTTTACAGTTTCTTTGCCTTAAACAAATCCCCCTCCTTGAACGCGTCCCCACAAATTTTTTCATATCGAATATCCCACTTCTCTCCACCTACTACATAAGTTTCTACTTTCCCCATATCCTTCGAATTAaattctcttcctttcaacTCTTTATACCAACTAAGATTTTTTACAATTAACTTCGCCTTCTCCTCCCATGCAATAGGCTGTCcgggaaaatgaatgaatggggcTTCTCCAATCACCCCACTACTGTGAATAGTAAAAAATATCTCCTCATAATCTaatccaatcattcctctcttcaaaacaaatctctgcccaacagcttcttcttgaATGGCACTCCATATTGGTAAATGTTTGAAATACTCTGCTCTGACCACCACTCcccacttccctttagtaactctccaaatgcATATTCAAACTTCTTAAATGCCCAGACTCTTGCTATTATATTTTcaccactaagataaggCTTTCCACTAGGAGGTGATTTTATTAAATAATTTaactttttatcttttctttcctgtatCTAACATTAAAGAAGAAGTAATATATCTGTACATGCTCTTCACCAAACTTATCTTCATTAGCTGCAGTATTCTGCATAAAATATTTAACagcattttcatatttttctccgtcagaaacaataacatcagatccatccaaatgaattaaaatattctcatcacttgcattccgTTTCCataaaaattccataacACATATAGGCCCTTTAACATGACTGTACAAAACATATTatcgcaattgtaataattttaaaATTACTTAGTTTTGGCAGTTAATATGAGCCTACACCATTCTTCAATTGCGTGAGTTTTAACTACAACCACAAAGACTCTGGGTTTCTTAGTACCATTACGTGTCATATTCTTTATGTTATTTACTTCTTCATCTTGAAGGAATAGAGCGCTCACACACACTAAATGTGATAGCAATAGTAAGATTAAAGTTATCGAGATACCAAATTTCATTCCCTAGCATACTAAAAAAGTTTGAGACGGCACAAGTAAATGTAAGAAACATTAAGAAAAGTTTCCAGTCGCGTTACTAAGTTGTCCGTTAAAAAATTAGCTTTGTATATGCAAGCAATGTATTTATAGTGCTTCATATGTCTGtttatatgtatttgttCTGTATGGTCAGCTTATAGTCCAGTGCACATGTATGAATTCTGTTGCCGAAGTTAGAATTAGCCACATGTGGTGCTGCTCCCTACTTGAATTCTGCTGTTTCCTGCGTTGATAAATCGCACCTACGCACTGTAATGAAAATCACGGCATCTAGCTGCCCTTATTAATTCGAATATACCAATAATTATAACACACTCGCGTGGAAACTGCCACAATCATTCGCTATCGTCAATGCCCTCTCACAAGCATCACTTTGCAATCCACTTCTACTGCTATCGTAATAACATTATTACATTAGTGGGCGCACACGTACATGATTCCTTTCAataactattattattatctctACTACCATCATCCAAATATCTGCACATTTACCCATTGCCATCTCGGTTGTCATAGATCCGAAGCGTCAAAAAGTCGCCTTTCTCCACCTCGCAACGCGCTTCGGTTCTGGCTCATATACCGAAAACCTCAGGGGATGCCAAATATGCAAGCGATACCTCAGCAAATATAAGGCGTGCCGGTCGTGCCTGCATATGCCAGATAACATACGGCCTAACCTAAAGCAAAAATCTATGAGAGAAACGAACCGACTCGATAACAACAGTACCAACGTAACACAAAAAGGCACTTTAAAAAACGCGGCGCTGCACAatccaaacacacacaacagaACTTTGTATGTAAAGAACGCTACAAATCTCTAGGACCTGTATAAGTAAGTCCTCGAGAAAGTTGGGAAAGCATAAAATAAGACCAACAGAGGGCCTGCCGTCCACGCACAAGTAACGATCGTCTCACAAATCCTTCCAGAACAGATTCAGGGATAATCGTACGTCCACAACGTAATGAGTGCAATTTCGATAGCACCGTCAATACCCCGATGTTTTCGACCGGAACAGCTCCGCAATCATAAAAATCCAAAATCCGCAAACGCCTCAAACCTAAAATTTCAATTCCACTCGAATCCTTTAAATTCTTACAATCACTGAGTCTCAGCACCCTCAAACGGACCGACCCAGAAACTTCCAATCCCTCCAAGCTCCCTGTACTTGCAACCCCACAAAGCCCGTTATCCCCATTTAGCAAGAGATACACAACACCCTAAAATTAGAACGTTACCACATAACCTCAAATCCTTGCACTATTTTTACGGCCACTCAATGACAACACCTCAAGGGATGTTACTCCCCTAACTGGATGTGAATAAGTAAGTTGAGTACAATGACTGAAGTTAAGTATTATCAGTTCCCCATTAGGTTTAATACCTCGGATGCCCTCATCCGTAACGCTCGTCCCCTCAATCGACAAACTTAAAGAATTAGCGAAGCCGAACATCAATCCCCAACCAGCTCTAATATCCACACGGTTggccgaaaacaaaaaccgaGGAAACTTCTGCTTAGGAGCACTGTGTGTGACATCTGCGACGCGCCTTCACTCACTCATCACCAGTCGAACATTTTAAAATGCACAATTGCCCCCAGCTATATTtacattccaacaagtctgcGGTCTATTCCCATCAACGAGAAATCAAAGGGATACGCCGCAATATGGAGTTTCACCAAACGGTGCTGTGGCCCATTTTGTTTAAGCACCTTTTTAGTGTCCGGAGCTGTAAAAAGCGGagcaaaataacaaaactaAAATACACTGCAACAAAGTACCAGACAATCCTAGGAAACAATCCGAATGTTGCAATATAAAGTTCAATCAAATAACCGAGTCGCTACCGAAACCAAATCGTTTCGCAAGTCGCTAACGAAGGACGTGAGTGCGGCGCATTAGCAAGCACGAATCCATTGCGAGCACCTTCAGTGTGACTCACATCACCAATGCAGCCGTAGACACAGTAAATTCCAAACAAGCTTGCCGGAGCGGGCACTCAAATGCCCAAATAGAGAACACAAACGGAGTCACTCGCATCTTTGCAAAAGTGGGACCTTGATCTGTATTTGTTGCCTCCAGTGTCCTCACGAGTATCCGCATTTACCAGCTACAAATTGCACACTTGagcccctccctccctcttgaGATAGAAGGGAAACCGAACAGGGGAAGCTGACGCCCGAACTGCAAGGGAAACTCAGCATGGACAGAATGAGACACGGCAAATAAGAACCGATAGAAGATCTCTATGAAGTAGGGAGGGTCACTGCCAACACTCCACCAATTTCGTGTTAGTACACTTTCCAAACCTTTAAGACCCCTTAAGGAGCGtacaacacatacaaaatGGTAACTGGAATACAGCCACAACCGTGAATCAATCGTAGCGGACTAACACTTTCATTTCACAAATCTCCAAATACCAAACACACTCGCCCGTAGCAGAAGCAAATGATCCGAAGCATGGGTAAGAGGCCAGACACGTCCAATAGCACCGGCGGCACCGGCTGGCATCCGAGCGAAACCTAAAGCGGCTAATTAGCAGACGATGAggaccaacaaaaaaacacagaggCAAATCATCCTTGTCCCACATACGGAGTGTCGGCTGCCGCTCCGACGAGGACACCTCGGCGCTGCCGCCTGTCCGCCAGATCAGGGACTTCCAAACAGCACATCAACCGCGTCCCTTCACCATGCTTACCTCCCTGCCGCCAACGAAAATTTTCAGCAATGGCACAACAAACTGCGAAGACAACGTCGACAAAGGACACCGTGCAAAAGGTCAGCCACTCCAAACACCACCTACGAAAAGCACAGCGCCGCCCAACTGCGCAGCCGAATTCACCAGCCGAAAACCCCGCCCCGCAGCAAAAGACCGGAACCGCGGAGGAAGCGGACTAACAGCAAATCGCAGCGCCGACGCCAGAGCGCGATTAAGAAACTGCATCGCGCGCGGGTAACACCATCTTCCTCCCCCCAAAGATTACATTACCCCAAGGAACGCCGGCGGCCCGTCCTTTTTCCACGCCTCGCCGACATCGACGCCAAGACGGCTCCGGCCACGCGCAACGTAGTCGCTGACGcaccaaagaaaaatccGGCAGATCACATCGGCCAGCGCTCATTGCCATCGCCTGCTGACTACCGACCACCGTCGGAATTGGTCCGCTTCCTGGAGGAAAAACCAGAAATTTTTCCAATAGCCTCCCCTGTAACAGATACTGGTGTGGTAATAGGGGGACGATATGTGTAGACGGTTGTCCCGCTTTCCGGACACTGAATCAGCGTTGTGTCGGACTCGTTTTTTGTAAAACATGGGACAACGTTGATGCAATTCCTCCGAATACATCTCCCTTtatttaaagaaagaaatccCATCTGCTCTCTCCGACAACACAGTTAACAATTAAGACACCGCAAGACCTTCATTTATCACGCGTTTCTCGTGTGAAAAGAACACCTCATAACtcttaaaaataaacaaataggaAAAAGGGGGCATCACATAAAAGCTGCGACAAATGTATTATCCAGTGTCTTTCATTGGTAACAAACCGAAATATCGCTCTGCATTATAGTGATTCTAACCCTGTGAAAAGTACTAAAGAAAGCTCTAGTGATATAGACGTCGATATTCCTTACCTCACACCCATAAAGGAAGAATCACCAACTTTACGCTTGCTTACTTCACTATAAATTGGCGCCTAGCATCTGTGAAAACTTACCTATTTAACATCAAGGTTAGTCGTCAGATCGATATGGCATCAGTTGTAAGTGCGATAGTTGTAACCGTGTTAAAGTGGATTACAAATTTcattgaaaattttttttgctgaaggAAAACATACTGCAACAACAATCTTTACAGCCAATTCATACTCAAGACAAAGGGCAACACATTCTAGTGTTTCAGCCACAAGCGGTCCGTAACACTGAAAAACATGCTTTTGGCCTGATCCATAATACGATTCAACCAACAAACTCCCTTCGAAAACTGGCGAGTTGATGTCCTCATctagtaaataaaaaaagcatCTGAAATATTCTCCTAACAAATCATCAACATTCCTCCCCACAGAAAGACAATAAGTAAGCCAACCTATTAGCTCTTTCAGTTTCATCCGGCAACATAAATCACCCTAAGAACCAcataacaaaaggaaaaataacaaataaaagttTCCCACTAGTTAAACAAAGCATCTTTCACACGCATTATGCACATGAATTTACAATAACTAAAAACAGTgaacataaaaaaacaaaaaagtagtGATAGAAAGCACAACACATTTAACAACTTTCACAACTGGGATAAATACCTTATCTAAAGCCAAAACCTTTTAGATATCAAACATATTttacaaaaaatacatatattaaaaacatttaaacacaaaaacatgaaacGAACAAAACTTTTCACTacttaaattttaaaaaataaaacaataaaatattattaaatataacaataaaaaattaataactAAATAATACACAAaacatatataaaaatataattattacgctctatactgccacttgtgtgagaatacttttagtacaagcgagtacacgcagtatactgccacccctctgagaatacttttagtacaagcgagtacacgcagtatagtgctacttgtgtgagtatacttttagtacaagcgagtacacgcagtatactgccacttgtgtgagtatacttttagtacaagcgagtacacgcagtatactgccacccctctgagaatacttttagtacaagcgagtacacgcagtatagtgctacttgtgtgagtatacttttagtacaagcgagtacacgcagtatactgccacttgtgtgagtatacttttagtacaagcgagtacacgcagtatactgccacttgtgtaaaataacttttagtacaagcgagtacacgcagtataccgccacttgtgtgagaatactttttgtacaagcgagtacacgcagtatactgccacccctctgagaatacttttagtacaggggagtacacgcagtatagtgccacttgtgtgagaatactttttgtacaagcgagtacacgcagtatactgccacttgtgtgagaatactttttgtacaagcgagtacacgcagtatactgccaatTGTGAGAGGATACTTTTAGTAccagcgagtacacgcagtatactgccacttgtgtgagattACTTTTTGTacagcgagtacacgcagtatagtgccacttgtgtgagaatacttttagtacaagcgagtacacgcagtatactgccacttgtgtgagaatactttttgtacaagcgagtacacgctttacactgctacttgtgtgagtatacttttagtacaagcgagtacacgcagtatactgccacttgtgtgagaatacttttagtacaagcgagtacacgcagtataccgccacttgtgtgagaatacttttagtacaagcgagtacacgcagtatactgccacttgtgtgagaatacttttagtacaagcgagtacacgcagtatagtgccacttgtgtgagtatacttttagtacaagcgagtacacgcagtatac
This region of Trypanosoma brucei brucei TREU927 chromosome 1, complete sequence genomic DNA includes:
- a CDS encoding variant surface glycoprotein (VSG), putative (GPI-Anchor Signal predicted for Tb927.1.05 by DGPI v2.04 with cleavage site probability 2.4940002 near 503) — encoded protein: MLKTIIGTIVLLIPQPALSNSAADENRGPFTALCTLVNLAKQPPAQLQAPADIAATLETIAAINMTVADSTFMDKVDVNKDYATADQPFRDARPGWEKNYALFSKAKRKATGDEKAKFASWAAKKGIPNLKQQVIKLAEAAQKIGADAEAAASRLATGKVEELLNKALYGTAAPTDTSYKLATDTADNRAKLCSQKGGKGKSIPGKSLVHDLICLCARGPNSDASQGKACCGDCDGNLATEVAVNSDAKTQIDALTKACSKLGSPTELTRATLTGAVAALANQLQHKTATQSSENNVLGTMHSDGSAGCTGNAASNGGKCVVYKDGLTSSGDNAVQWLKHLQEAISEEARRHAASQKLQTLATQIKLLNITLAALEHGTTAQEHVAAEDKPKAADSTDKNKECNKAKDDKEKCNELKEKGCVFNETGEANKKCQFNETKASKNGVPVTQTQTAGSTEATAVNCGQHNEKTKCEEENKGKSSPVCGWRKGKEGEPEQDKEMCRSSSFLLNNKFALSMVSAAFMALLF